A single window of Lepisosteus oculatus isolate fLepOcu1 chromosome 29, fLepOcu1.hap2, whole genome shotgun sequence DNA harbors:
- the sbno2b gene encoding si:ch73-63e15.2 isoform X1 — MLSTHPVMDGENYLHPEGPQHDSTMYSLPTAPMPHPAMESQMYPPSSWPSFSHASPYNLHYSMQPGNQQYTTSDMQMFNCHSFSDIDLLNLHLPRNGELPQDLSCIDELSNPSLFSSPPDSLSEYADAPNFLNTSTDNLPHVPTLWDINTPSQNPLELSATRFQGLNSLEDISDIITPSLGGYQRPQPPAEEEEDAEEEETEELGHVETYAVYKPSKSKIGIPHPDIVVETNTLSSVPPPDITYTLSIPETTIKNGLLSDLQLEAVIYSCQQHEVILQNRQRAGFLIGDGAGVGKGRTVAGIILENYLKGRKKALWFSVSNDLKYDAERDLKDIDAPNIPVHALNKIKYGDTATSEGVLFATYSALIGESQAGGQHRTRLTQILDWCKPDFDGVIVFDECHKAKNATSTKMGKAVLDLQNKLPNARVVYASATGASEPKNMIYMSRLGIWGEGTPFKTFEDFLHAIEKRGVGAMEIVAMDMKVSGMYIARQLSFSGVSFRIEEISLDNDFMMVYNKAAKLWAEALMVFQRAADDLGLVSRKSLWGQFWSSHQRFFKYLCIAAKVRRLVQLAEKELLSGKCIVIGLQSTGEARTREVLDENDGHLDRFVSAAEGVFQSLVLKHFPSEKQKREKGAGNKRKRKTKGRQPKFPKHCVDAGGVINISDDSSTESDGVDSDSNSSPESLLDNDDVIFVNHTNCHTAKLEEIKQDLLKKIEDLGKDLPLNTLDELIDRFGGPERVSEMTGRKGRVVRRPDGSVRYESRAEQGLTIDHVNIKEKERFMNGEKLVAIISEAASSGISLQADKRVKNQRRRVHMTLELPWSADRAIQQFGRTHRSNQVTAPEYIFLISELAGERRFASIVAKRLESLGALTHGDRRATESRDLSKYNFENKYGTKALDKITKAILGQIESKVPPPKGYPGGDAMFFRDMKRGMIDVGIFCKEPRFGISTEKDCSITKFLNRILGLEVHKQNSLFQYFTDNFDYLIEKDKKEGKYDMGILDLAPGNDEIYEETQEKFLTLGNPQDGQVILYKISVDRGMPWQEAYSKSQKLSGPDEGFYLSYRLRGSHPCVLLAEQGRGKNFTLYKPNIGKQAHPESLDNLLKKYRKVTPEEAQDPWENQFQFSFRKCSHANWNGKCKQIEEGHECWQGMRLRQYHMLCGALLRVWKRVADVVSDITNSSILQIVRLKTKQNTKQVGIKIPENCVLRVREELKQMDEEVKRKRMERLQRAQEQREQRAQEQRAQELRAQELLSQQRQIQELKKYFTAPMPLDLSGQPPLLNKVPGMAPGPSLHMLQFNRHAASNHLSSLDDMLVDLTSSPSPTADSGPCMDSAGSTAASLQEEFSLESFISPAHLGIAQAQQQQQQQHQESQAAHSALMQSDFLDFQEPPSSLSLPPSYPLSAQAVLPLTTMPSSVPTASLVSFSSSSLVPSEQPLSLPNGHCSTDINFREVLDSMLRTNPGRQSVIQYSMNQF; from the exons GACCTCTCCTGCATCGATGAACTTTCCAACCCCTCTCTGTTCTCTTCGCCCCCCGACTCCTTGTCCGAATATGCAGACGCACCGAACTTCCTCAACACTAGCACGGATAACCTGCCACATGTGCCAACACTATGGGACATCAACACGCCCTCACAGAACCCTCTGGAG CTGAGTGCCACCAGGTTTCAGGGGTTAAACAGTTTGGAAGACATCTCTGACATTATCACCCCCTCTCTTGGCGGATACCAG CGTCCCCAGCCTCCTGCTGAAGAAGAGGAGGATGCCGAGGAAGAAGAGACTGAGGAATTGGGCCACGTGGAGACCTACGCGGTCTACAAGCCATCCAAAT CTAAAATAGGCATCCCTCATCCTGATATTGTTGTTGAAACAAACACATTGTCCAGCGTTCCCCCACCTGACATAACGTATACGCTGTCCATTCCTGAAACCACTATCAAAAACGGATTGCTCTCTGATCTACAGCTAGAGGCCGTCATATATAGCTGCCAG CAACATGAGGTGATCCTGCAGAATCGACAAAGAGCAGGATTCCTAATCGGAGACGGAGCAGGAGTGGGAAAAGGCAGAACTGTAGCAGGCATTATCTTGGAAAACTACttaaagggaagaaaaaaggcATTGTG GTTCAGTGTATCCAATGATCTAAAGTACGATGCTGAGAGAGATCTCAAAGACATTGATGCTCCAAATATCCCTGTGCATGCCTTAAACAAG ATTAAGTATGGTGACACAGCTACCTCAGAAGGAGTTCTTTTTGCTACATACTCTGCGCTGATTGGGGAGAGCCAGGCTGGTGGGCAGCACCGTACCAGACTGACGCAGATCCTGGACTGGTGTAAACCGGACTTCGATGGAGTT ATCGTGTTTGACGAATGCCACAAAGCCAAAAACGCCACGTCCACGAAGATGGGCAAGGCTGTCCTGGACCTGCAAAACAAGCTGCCCAATGCCAGGGTGGTTTACGCCAGTGCCACAG GTGCCTCTGAGCCAAAGAACATGATCTACATGAGCCGGCTGGGAATCTGGGGGGAAGGAACCCCCTTTAAGACATTTGAGGACTTCCTGCACGCCATTGAGAAAAG AGGGGTGGGCGCCATGGAGATTGTTGCCATGGATATGAAAGTCAGTGGGATGTACATCGCACGGCAGCTCAGCTTTTCAGGAGTTTCATTCCGGATAGAGGAGATCAGTCTGGACAATGACTTCATGATGGTCTACAACAAAGCTGCAAAACTG TGGGCTGAGGCCCTGATGGTGTTCCAGCGGGCGGCAGACGACCTGGGCCTGGTTTCTCGCAAGTCCCTCTGGGGCCAGTTCTGGTCGTCGCACCAGCGCTTCTTCAAATACCTCTGCATCGCCGCCAAAGTGCGCCGCCTGGTGCAGCTGGCGGAGAAGGAGCTGCTCAGTGGCAAG TGCATCGTGATTGGACTGCAGTCCACCGGGGAGGCCCGCACCAGAGAGGTTCTGGACGAGAACGATGGCCATCTGGACAGATTCGTCTCTGCAGCAGA GGGTGTATTTCAGTCTTTGGTGCTGAAGCACTTCCCGTCTGAGaagcagaaaagagaaaaggggGCTGGAAACAAAAGGAAAC GTAAGACCAAAGGGCGCCAGCCGAAGTTCCCAAAGCACTGCGTGGACGCTGGGGGTGTGATCAACATCAGCGACGACAGCAGCACCGAGTCCGACGGGGTGGACAGCGACTCCAACTCGTCCCCCGAGTCCCTCCTGGACAACGACGACGTCATCTTTGTCAACCACACTAACTGTCACACTG CGAAACTAGAAGAAATCAAGCAAGACCTCCTAAAAAAGATCGAAGACCTGGGAAAGGACCTACCTCTTAATACCTTGGACGAACTGATAGACCGGTTCGGCGGACCTGAGCGCGTTTCTGAG ATGACGGGACGCAAGGGGCGCGTGGTCCGGCGCCCGGACGGCAGCGTGCGGTACGAGTCCCGCGCCGAGCAGGGCCTCACCATCGACCACGTCAACATCAAGGAGAAGGAGCGGTTCATGAACGGGGAGAAG CTGGTAGCCATCATCTCCGAAGCCGCCAGCTCTGGGATCTCTCTGCAGGCTGATAAGCGCGTGAAGAACCAGAGACGGAGGGTCCACATGACCTTGGAGCTGCCCTGGAGCGCCGACCGGGCCATCCAGCAGTTCG GTCGGACTCACCGTTCCAACCAGGTGACTGCCCCCGAGTACATCTTCCTCATCTCGGAGCTGGCGGGAGAGAGGCGCTTCGCCTCCATAGTGGCCAAGCGGCTGGAGAGCCTG GGAGCTTTAACTCACGGCGACAGGAGAGCAACGGAGTCGAGGGACCTGAGCAAGTACAACTTTGAGAACAAG tatGGCACCAAGGCTCTGGACAAGATTACTAAAGCCATCCTGGGGCAGATCGAGAGCAAGGTACCCCCTCCTAAAGGCTACCCGGGTGGAGATGCCATGTTCTTCAGAG ACATGAAGCGAGGAATGATTGACGTGGGAATTTTCTGTAAGGAGCCACGATTTGGCATCAGTACAGAAAAAG ACTGCAGCATCACCAAGTTCCTGAACCGTATCCTTGGCCTGGAGGTGCACAAGCAGAACTCTCTTTTCCAGTACTTCACTGACAACTTTGACTACCTGATTGAGAAGGACAAGAAGGAGGGCAAATATGACATGGGCATCCTAG ACCTGGCTCCAGGAAACGATGAGATCTACGAAGAGACTCAGGAGAAGTTCCTTACGCTGGGAAACCCACAGGATGGGCAGGTGATACTTTATAAG ATCAGTGTGGACCGAGGAATGCCCTGGCAAGAAGCATACAGTAAATCTCAGAAGCTCAGTGGCCCCGACGAAGGGTTCTATCTCTCATACAGG TTGCGGGGGAGTCACCCGTGTGTACTGCTGGCCGAGCAGGGCCGGGGCAAGAACTTCACGTTGTACAAGCCCAATATCGGCAAGCAAGCGCATCCCGAGAGCTTGGACAACCTGCTTAAGAAGTACCGCAAG GTGACCCCAGAAGAGGCCCAGGATCCCTGGGAGAATCAGTTCCAGTTCTCCTTCCGGAAATGCAGCCATGCCAACTG GAACGGGAAGTGCAAGCAGATCGAGGAGGGGCACGAGTGCTGGCAGGGCATGCGCCTGCGGCAGTACCACATGCTGTGCGGCGCCCTGCTGCGCGTCTGGAAGAGGGTGGCGGACGTGGTCTCCGACATCACCAACTCCAGCATCCTGCAGATCGTCCGGCTCAAGACCAAACAGAACACCAAGCAAGTCG GCATCAAGATCCCAGAGAACTGTGTGCTGCGGGTGCGAGAGGAGCTGAAGCAGATGGACGAGGAGGTCAAGAGGAAGCGCATGGAGCGGCTGCAGCGGGCGCAGGAGCAGCGGGAGCAGCGGGCGCAGGAGCAGCGGGCGCAGGAGCTGCGGGCGCAGGAGCTGCTGAGCCAGCAGAGGCAGATCCAGGAGCTGAAGAAGTACTTCACCGCCCCGATGCCCCTCGACCTGTCCGGCCAGCCGCCGCTGCTGAACAAAGTGCCAGGCATGGCCCCTGGGCCCAGCCTGCACATGCTGCAGTTCAACAGACACGCCGCGAGCAACCACCTCAGCTCCTTGGATGACATGCTAGTGGACCTTACCAGCAGCCCCTCGCCGACGGCCGACTCCGGGCCGTGCATGGACAGCGCCGGGAGCACAGCGGCCTCCCTGCAGGAGGAATTCAGCCTGGAGTCTTTCATCTCGCCCGCACACCTTGGCATCGCACAggcgcagcagcagcagcagcagcaacatcaAGAAAGCCAGGCGGCGCACTCGGCCCTCATGCAGTCAGACTTCCTGGATTTCCAGGAGCCCCCTTCCTCTCTGAGCTTGCCTCCGTCTTACCCTCTGTCGGCCCAGGCGGTCCTGCCCTTGACGACAATGCCCAGCTCTGTCCCCACTGCTTCCTTGgtttccttctcctcctcctctctagTCCCGTCAGAACAGCCGCTCTCCTTGCCCAACGGGCACTGCAGCACAGACATCAACTTCCGTGAGGTTTTGGACAGCATGTTGCGGACCAACCCGGGACGCCAGTCTGTTATCCAGTACAGTATGAACCAGTTTTAA
- the sbno2b gene encoding si:ch73-63e15.2 isoform X2: protein MMGTIKSETFQSCGILPLSKDERQYTTSDMQMFNCHSFSDIDLLNLHLPRNGELPQDLSCIDELSNPSLFSSPPDSLSEYADAPNFLNTSTDNLPHVPTLWDINTPSQNPLELSATRFQGLNSLEDISDIITPSLGGYQRPQPPAEEEEDAEEEETEELGHVETYAVYKPSKSKIGIPHPDIVVETNTLSSVPPPDITYTLSIPETTIKNGLLSDLQLEAVIYSCQQHEVILQNRQRAGFLIGDGAGVGKGRTVAGIILENYLKGRKKALWFSVSNDLKYDAERDLKDIDAPNIPVHALNKIKYGDTATSEGVLFATYSALIGESQAGGQHRTRLTQILDWCKPDFDGVIVFDECHKAKNATSTKMGKAVLDLQNKLPNARVVYASATGASEPKNMIYMSRLGIWGEGTPFKTFEDFLHAIEKRGVGAMEIVAMDMKVSGMYIARQLSFSGVSFRIEEISLDNDFMMVYNKAAKLWAEALMVFQRAADDLGLVSRKSLWGQFWSSHQRFFKYLCIAAKVRRLVQLAEKELLSGKCIVIGLQSTGEARTREVLDENDGHLDRFVSAAEGVFQSLVLKHFPSEKQKREKGAGNKRKRKTKGRQPKFPKHCVDAGGVINISDDSSTESDGVDSDSNSSPESLLDNDDVIFVNHTNCHTAKLEEIKQDLLKKIEDLGKDLPLNTLDELIDRFGGPERVSEMTGRKGRVVRRPDGSVRYESRAEQGLTIDHVNIKEKERFMNGEKLVAIISEAASSGISLQADKRVKNQRRRVHMTLELPWSADRAIQQFGRTHRSNQVTAPEYIFLISELAGERRFASIVAKRLESLGALTHGDRRATESRDLSKYNFENKYGTKALDKITKAILGQIESKVPPPKGYPGGDAMFFRDMKRGMIDVGIFCKEPRFGISTEKDCSITKFLNRILGLEVHKQNSLFQYFTDNFDYLIEKDKKEGKYDMGILDLAPGNDEIYEETQEKFLTLGNPQDGQVILYKISVDRGMPWQEAYSKSQKLSGPDEGFYLSYRLRGSHPCVLLAEQGRGKNFTLYKPNIGKQAHPESLDNLLKKYRKVTPEEAQDPWENQFQFSFRKCSHANWNGKCKQIEEGHECWQGMRLRQYHMLCGALLRVWKRVADVVSDITNSSILQIVRLKTKQNTKQVGIKIPENCVLRVREELKQMDEEVKRKRMERLQRAQEQREQRAQEQRAQELRAQELLSQQRQIQELKKYFTAPMPLDLSGQPPLLNKVPGMAPGPSLHMLQFNRHAASNHLSSLDDMLVDLTSSPSPTADSGPCMDSAGSTAASLQEEFSLESFISPAHLGIAQAQQQQQQQHQESQAAHSALMQSDFLDFQEPPSSLSLPPSYPLSAQAVLPLTTMPSSVPTASLVSFSSSSLVPSEQPLSLPNGHCSTDINFREVLDSMLRTNPGRQSVIQYSMNQF from the exons GACCTCTCCTGCATCGATGAACTTTCCAACCCCTCTCTGTTCTCTTCGCCCCCCGACTCCTTGTCCGAATATGCAGACGCACCGAACTTCCTCAACACTAGCACGGATAACCTGCCACATGTGCCAACACTATGGGACATCAACACGCCCTCACAGAACCCTCTGGAG CTGAGTGCCACCAGGTTTCAGGGGTTAAACAGTTTGGAAGACATCTCTGACATTATCACCCCCTCTCTTGGCGGATACCAG CGTCCCCAGCCTCCTGCTGAAGAAGAGGAGGATGCCGAGGAAGAAGAGACTGAGGAATTGGGCCACGTGGAGACCTACGCGGTCTACAAGCCATCCAAAT CTAAAATAGGCATCCCTCATCCTGATATTGTTGTTGAAACAAACACATTGTCCAGCGTTCCCCCACCTGACATAACGTATACGCTGTCCATTCCTGAAACCACTATCAAAAACGGATTGCTCTCTGATCTACAGCTAGAGGCCGTCATATATAGCTGCCAG CAACATGAGGTGATCCTGCAGAATCGACAAAGAGCAGGATTCCTAATCGGAGACGGAGCAGGAGTGGGAAAAGGCAGAACTGTAGCAGGCATTATCTTGGAAAACTACttaaagggaagaaaaaaggcATTGTG GTTCAGTGTATCCAATGATCTAAAGTACGATGCTGAGAGAGATCTCAAAGACATTGATGCTCCAAATATCCCTGTGCATGCCTTAAACAAG ATTAAGTATGGTGACACAGCTACCTCAGAAGGAGTTCTTTTTGCTACATACTCTGCGCTGATTGGGGAGAGCCAGGCTGGTGGGCAGCACCGTACCAGACTGACGCAGATCCTGGACTGGTGTAAACCGGACTTCGATGGAGTT ATCGTGTTTGACGAATGCCACAAAGCCAAAAACGCCACGTCCACGAAGATGGGCAAGGCTGTCCTGGACCTGCAAAACAAGCTGCCCAATGCCAGGGTGGTTTACGCCAGTGCCACAG GTGCCTCTGAGCCAAAGAACATGATCTACATGAGCCGGCTGGGAATCTGGGGGGAAGGAACCCCCTTTAAGACATTTGAGGACTTCCTGCACGCCATTGAGAAAAG AGGGGTGGGCGCCATGGAGATTGTTGCCATGGATATGAAAGTCAGTGGGATGTACATCGCACGGCAGCTCAGCTTTTCAGGAGTTTCATTCCGGATAGAGGAGATCAGTCTGGACAATGACTTCATGATGGTCTACAACAAAGCTGCAAAACTG TGGGCTGAGGCCCTGATGGTGTTCCAGCGGGCGGCAGACGACCTGGGCCTGGTTTCTCGCAAGTCCCTCTGGGGCCAGTTCTGGTCGTCGCACCAGCGCTTCTTCAAATACCTCTGCATCGCCGCCAAAGTGCGCCGCCTGGTGCAGCTGGCGGAGAAGGAGCTGCTCAGTGGCAAG TGCATCGTGATTGGACTGCAGTCCACCGGGGAGGCCCGCACCAGAGAGGTTCTGGACGAGAACGATGGCCATCTGGACAGATTCGTCTCTGCAGCAGA GGGTGTATTTCAGTCTTTGGTGCTGAAGCACTTCCCGTCTGAGaagcagaaaagagaaaaggggGCTGGAAACAAAAGGAAAC GTAAGACCAAAGGGCGCCAGCCGAAGTTCCCAAAGCACTGCGTGGACGCTGGGGGTGTGATCAACATCAGCGACGACAGCAGCACCGAGTCCGACGGGGTGGACAGCGACTCCAACTCGTCCCCCGAGTCCCTCCTGGACAACGACGACGTCATCTTTGTCAACCACACTAACTGTCACACTG CGAAACTAGAAGAAATCAAGCAAGACCTCCTAAAAAAGATCGAAGACCTGGGAAAGGACCTACCTCTTAATACCTTGGACGAACTGATAGACCGGTTCGGCGGACCTGAGCGCGTTTCTGAG ATGACGGGACGCAAGGGGCGCGTGGTCCGGCGCCCGGACGGCAGCGTGCGGTACGAGTCCCGCGCCGAGCAGGGCCTCACCATCGACCACGTCAACATCAAGGAGAAGGAGCGGTTCATGAACGGGGAGAAG CTGGTAGCCATCATCTCCGAAGCCGCCAGCTCTGGGATCTCTCTGCAGGCTGATAAGCGCGTGAAGAACCAGAGACGGAGGGTCCACATGACCTTGGAGCTGCCCTGGAGCGCCGACCGGGCCATCCAGCAGTTCG GTCGGACTCACCGTTCCAACCAGGTGACTGCCCCCGAGTACATCTTCCTCATCTCGGAGCTGGCGGGAGAGAGGCGCTTCGCCTCCATAGTGGCCAAGCGGCTGGAGAGCCTG GGAGCTTTAACTCACGGCGACAGGAGAGCAACGGAGTCGAGGGACCTGAGCAAGTACAACTTTGAGAACAAG tatGGCACCAAGGCTCTGGACAAGATTACTAAAGCCATCCTGGGGCAGATCGAGAGCAAGGTACCCCCTCCTAAAGGCTACCCGGGTGGAGATGCCATGTTCTTCAGAG ACATGAAGCGAGGAATGATTGACGTGGGAATTTTCTGTAAGGAGCCACGATTTGGCATCAGTACAGAAAAAG ACTGCAGCATCACCAAGTTCCTGAACCGTATCCTTGGCCTGGAGGTGCACAAGCAGAACTCTCTTTTCCAGTACTTCACTGACAACTTTGACTACCTGATTGAGAAGGACAAGAAGGAGGGCAAATATGACATGGGCATCCTAG ACCTGGCTCCAGGAAACGATGAGATCTACGAAGAGACTCAGGAGAAGTTCCTTACGCTGGGAAACCCACAGGATGGGCAGGTGATACTTTATAAG ATCAGTGTGGACCGAGGAATGCCCTGGCAAGAAGCATACAGTAAATCTCAGAAGCTCAGTGGCCCCGACGAAGGGTTCTATCTCTCATACAGG TTGCGGGGGAGTCACCCGTGTGTACTGCTGGCCGAGCAGGGCCGGGGCAAGAACTTCACGTTGTACAAGCCCAATATCGGCAAGCAAGCGCATCCCGAGAGCTTGGACAACCTGCTTAAGAAGTACCGCAAG GTGACCCCAGAAGAGGCCCAGGATCCCTGGGAGAATCAGTTCCAGTTCTCCTTCCGGAAATGCAGCCATGCCAACTG GAACGGGAAGTGCAAGCAGATCGAGGAGGGGCACGAGTGCTGGCAGGGCATGCGCCTGCGGCAGTACCACATGCTGTGCGGCGCCCTGCTGCGCGTCTGGAAGAGGGTGGCGGACGTGGTCTCCGACATCACCAACTCCAGCATCCTGCAGATCGTCCGGCTCAAGACCAAACAGAACACCAAGCAAGTCG GCATCAAGATCCCAGAGAACTGTGTGCTGCGGGTGCGAGAGGAGCTGAAGCAGATGGACGAGGAGGTCAAGAGGAAGCGCATGGAGCGGCTGCAGCGGGCGCAGGAGCAGCGGGAGCAGCGGGCGCAGGAGCAGCGGGCGCAGGAGCTGCGGGCGCAGGAGCTGCTGAGCCAGCAGAGGCAGATCCAGGAGCTGAAGAAGTACTTCACCGCCCCGATGCCCCTCGACCTGTCCGGCCAGCCGCCGCTGCTGAACAAAGTGCCAGGCATGGCCCCTGGGCCCAGCCTGCACATGCTGCAGTTCAACAGACACGCCGCGAGCAACCACCTCAGCTCCTTGGATGACATGCTAGTGGACCTTACCAGCAGCCCCTCGCCGACGGCCGACTCCGGGCCGTGCATGGACAGCGCCGGGAGCACAGCGGCCTCCCTGCAGGAGGAATTCAGCCTGGAGTCTTTCATCTCGCCCGCACACCTTGGCATCGCACAggcgcagcagcagcagcagcagcaacatcaAGAAAGCCAGGCGGCGCACTCGGCCCTCATGCAGTCAGACTTCCTGGATTTCCAGGAGCCCCCTTCCTCTCTGAGCTTGCCTCCGTCTTACCCTCTGTCGGCCCAGGCGGTCCTGCCCTTGACGACAATGCCCAGCTCTGTCCCCACTGCTTCCTTGgtttccttctcctcctcctctctagTCCCGTCAGAACAGCCGCTCTCCTTGCCCAACGGGCACTGCAGCACAGACATCAACTTCCGTGAGGTTTTGGACAGCATGTTGCGGACCAACCCGGGACGCCAGTCTGTTATCCAGTACAGTATGAACCAGTTTTAA